A single window of Gossypium arboreum isolate Shixiya-1 chromosome 13, ASM2569848v2, whole genome shotgun sequence DNA harbors:
- the LOC108464618 gene encoding lipoyl synthase, mitochondrial: MMQSRFTSVVRAISSAAKARPFSSTIDSPTPTKPDFPPTLAGLRARLAAESPTLSDFFGLQTNNLYSVEVGTKKKPLPKPKWMRESIPGGEKYVQIKAKLRELKLHTVCEEARCPNLGECWSGGETGTATATIMILGDTCTRGCRFCNVKTSRTPPPPDPDEPRNVAEAIASWGLDYVVITSVDRDDLADQGSGHFAETVEKLKTLKPNMLIEALVPDFRADAACVEKVAKSGLDVFAHNIETVEELQRVVRDHRANFKQSLDVLMMAKEYVPAGTLTKTSIMLGCGETPDQVVKTMEKVRAAGVDVMTFGQYMRPSKRHMPVSEYITPEAFGKYRALGMEMGFRYVASGPMVRSSYKAGEFYIKSMIESDRSAAAS; the protein is encoded by the exons ATGATGCAATCTCGCTTTACCTCTGTTGTTCGTGCCATATCATCCGCCGCAAAGGCAAGGCCCTTCTCATCCACCATCGATTCACCTACCCCCACCAAACCCGATTTCCCTCCCACCCTTGCTGGCCTCCGGGCCCGCCTTGCCGCCGAATCTCCCACCCTCTCCGATTTTTTCGGTCTCCAAACCAATAACCTCTATTCGGTCGAAGTCGGCACCAAGAAAAAACCGCTCCCTAAGCCCAAATGGATGAGAGAATCCATTCCCGGCGGCGAAAAATACGTTCAGATTAAAGCCAAATTAAGGGAATTAAAACTCCACACTGTCTGCGAAGAAGCTCGATGCCCCAATCTTGGCGAGTGCTGGTCCGGTGGCGAGACTGGGACCGCAACTGCCACCATAATGATCCTGGGTGATACTTGTACTCGCGGTTGCAG GTTTTGCAACGTGAAGACGTCGCGAACGCCGCCTCCACCGGATCCCGATGAACCGAGGAATGTTGCGGAGGCAATTGCATCGTGGGGTTTGGATTACGTGGTGATTACGAGCGTGGACCGGGATGATTTGGCTGATCAAGGAAGTGGGCATTTTGCGGAAACCGTTGAGAAGTTGAAAACTTTGAAGCCAAATATGCTTATAGAAGCCTTGG TTCCTGATTTCCGGGCAGATGCTGCCTGTGTAGAGAAAGTTGCAAAATCTGGATTGGACGTCTTTGCTCATAATATCGAGACTGTTGAAGAACTTCAAAGGGTTGTACGTGATCACCGTGCTAATTTTAAGCAATCTTTGGATGTTCTAATGATGGCCAAAGAGTATGTTCCTGCTGGAACACTTACCAAGACTTCGATTATGTTAGGATGTGGAGAAACGCCTGATCAAGTTGTGAAAACAATGGAGAAGGTCAGAGCAGCAGGTGTTGATGTAATGACATTCGGTCAGTACATGAGACCATCAAAGCGTCACATGCCCGTATCAGAATATATTACACCTGAAGCTTTTGGAAAATATCGAGCCCTTGGCATGGAAATG GGATTTCGATATGTGGCATCTGGTCCCATGGTCAGATCATCCTACAAGGCAGGAGAATTCTACATCAAATCTATGATAGAATCTGATCGTTCTGCTGCTGCTTCATAG
- the LOC108463175 gene encoding uncharacterized protein LOC108463175: MGGEYYWETVPPTATVDPLSLEREEHWRRFDNSVNAVSFGFVATAILISMFLVMAIFERFIRPTSDTSTTPNDLESHNIFNAKLNYPSPKMTVYANEVSVLMPGEETPTFIAHPTPALVPCPPDRVLRPLHQKSQSIGVPSSLS, translated from the exons ATGGGTGGTGAATATTACTGGGAAACGGTGCCACCTACTGCCACAGTGGATCCATTGAGTTTAGAGAGGGAAGAGCATTGGAGACGTTTCGACAACTCGGTGAATGCGGTGTCGTTTGGGTTTGTAGCTACTGCAATTCTCATATCAATGTTCCTTGTTATGGCTATCTTCGAGAGGTTCATCAGGCCAACTTCCGATACCTCTACAACCCCTAATGACCTTGAGTCTCACAATATTTTCAATGCCAAGCTTAATTACCCTTCTCCCAAA ATGACAGTTTATGCGAATGAAGTATCAGTTTTAATGCCTGGTGAGGAAACTCCTACTTTCATTGCACATCCTACTCCAGCTCTGGTGCCATGTCCACCAGACCGTGTCTTGAGACCTCTGCATCAAAAGAGCCAAAGCATTGGTGTTCCTTCAAGCTTAAGCTGA